The Chitinispirillales bacterium genomic interval GCTACGGTTGGCGGATTGGTAGGATTGAACTGGATAACAATTAATAGTTGCTATGCCGAAGTAAATGTAAGTGGAATAAATGAGGTCGGCGGTTTAGCGGGATTAAATTCAAGCGACGGCACGATTACCAATTCCTATGCTACTGGAAACGTAACGGGAACAGGAACAGATATTGGCGGACTTGTGGGATGGAACGACAATAATATTAAAAATTGCTATGCTGTCGGGAAAGTTATAGGGGGCGGCGGACTTGTGGGATGGAACAGTATCGGTTGCACAATTGAGAATTGCTATGCTTTGGAAGACTTTGATAATGAATTTATAGAATATGATAACGGGACAAGTTCCGGCGGTCAGAGAACATCGGAAGAGCTAAAACAACAAAGCGCTTACAACAATTGGAACTTTGTCACAACTTGGGCAATTGACCCGACAAAAAACAACGGCTTTCCATATCTGCGAATTTTTGACGATAATATGACTTCAATCGCTAATAATTTTACCGTAAAGAGAAACAATTCCGCCTCGTTTGCAGGAATAAAAAACGGAGAAATAAATCTTAATCTCAAAGCTGGAAATTATACCGCCGAACTCTATAATTTACAAGGGCGCTTGATAACAAAAACGGATATTAAC includes:
- a CDS encoding T9SS type A sorting domain-containing protein, which translates into the protein MKKSTKLFLFVLTFAVELLAQVINWNATNITIKTETELREFAALSNNGMHFFGQTLTLANDIELKNGEWTPICEFDDESDYNIGFYGTFDGNNKIISEVYINQPHKSEQGLFGYNQGTIKNLGVVVDIKGKQNVAGLAALNGGAIENCYALGTVVGMEEHATVGGLVGLNWITINSCYAEVNVSGINEVGGLAGLNSSDGTITNSYATGNVTGTGTDIGGLVGWNDNNIKNCYAVGKVIGGGGLVGWNSIGCTIENCYALEDFDNEFIEYDNGTSSGGQRTSEELKQQSAYNNWNFVTTWAIDPTKNNGFPYLRIFDDNMTSIANNFTVKRNNSASFAGIKNGEINLNLKAGNYTAELYNLQGRLITKTDINATTGVNATGIKTDNLSKGMFILNLKQAGISILKHKVRI